The Morococcus cerebrosus sequence GCCTTTGTCCGAATACGAATGGTGGCGCACGGGCGCGAAGCTGCAACAAGACGCATACGCCTTTTCAGACGACCTCAAAGCACGTTTGGCAGGACAGCCTGTGATTGCCGAACCGGAACCTCAAATTGCTGAAAACGACGGGTCGTCTGAACAAAATGCGCAGCTTAATGCGTCCGAACCGCACGAAAAAAACCGTCCCGCCGACGGACGCCAACCTCAAACGGTACAAAACGGCGGACAACCCGAAGCACATCATCTCCCTGTTACCCCGCCTGCCAATATCGTTCTCGGACAAGGCGACAAAGTCTTTTTTGCCGGCGACTCGATGATGCAGGGCGTTGCACCTTTTGTCGAAAGAAGCCTGAAAAAACAATACGGCATCCAGTCGGTAAACTTAAGCAAACAAAGTACCGGATTGTCCTATCCCAAGTTTTTCGACTGGCCGAACACCATCGAACAAACGCTGAAACAACAAACCGACATCCGCCTTCTGGTTGTTTTCCTCGGTCCCAACGACCCGTGGGATTTCCCGAAAGGCAAAAAATACCTGAAATTCGCCTCGCCCGAATGGTCGGAAGAATACCTCAGCCGCGTCAACCGCATCTTGGCCGCTGCTGAGCAACACCATGTGCAAGTCATTTGGATGGGCATTCCTTATATGAAACAGGCAAAACTTAACAAGCAAATGCGATATCTCGATAAACTTTTAGCAGACGAGATCAGTCCAAAAGCCCTGTGGATACCGACCGACAAACTCCTCAGCAACGGCTCGGACACCTACGCCGACTCCGTCAACATCAATGGAAAAATCATCCGCTACCGCAGCAAAGACGGCATCCACTTCTCTGCTGAAGGACAAAAACTGCTCGCGGATAAAATCATGGAAAAAATCGTTTTTCAGACGACCCCTGAAATGAACGGCGAAGAACGCACGGAACAATTATCCGCACGTTAAGCCCGTATCGGCAGCAAAAGGACGGCGTTTAGTTTATCCAATGCCGTCTTTTTCGTTACAATAGCCCTCCGCCGCGTCAAAAGACGTCGTCTGAAAACCACACACAGGAAACTCATGAACATCAAAACCCTGTCCGTATCCCTTACCGCATTGTGCCTGTCTGCCGCCGCCCCCGCCGCCGATATGCTGCTGGAAAACTACGGCAGCAGCCGTCCCGCCTGGCTCTCCAAGCTCAAAAAACTCGACCGCAGCTCGGACGGCAAATTCCGCATCCTCCAAATCGGCGATTCACACACCGCCGGCGACCTTTTCACCGAACAACTGCGCCTGCGCCTCCAGCAAAAATGGGGCGACGGCGGCATAGGCTGGGTTTACCCCTCTACCGTCAAAGGACAGCGCAGCGCAGCCGTCCGCTATGACGGCTCGTGGCAAACCGTCAGCAGCCGCAGCGTTTCAGACGACTTCCCCTTAGGCGGCATCATCGCCAAAGCCAACGGCAGCAGCGTTACCATCAGCGCCAAAGACGGCAGCAGCGGCGAAAGGCAGATTTCCGTTTTCGCCAAACCCGTCCTGCCCGAACAAACCCTGTCGTTCAACGGACGCGAAGTCCCCGCCGGAAGCAGCGGCTGGCAAATCATCCGCAGCAACAGCCACCTGCCGCTGACCCTCAGCAGCTCCATGCCTTGGGACATCGGCTACATCAATATCGAAAATCCCGGACGCGGCGTAACCGTTTCCGCACTCGGCATCAACGGCGCGCAACTG is a genomic window containing:
- the patB gene encoding peptidoglycan O-acetyltransferase PatB — protein: MKRFISLFASLLVCAFGAAWFSQDSINAYWQQTYHQASPLEPLSEYEWWRTGAKLQQDAYAFSDDLKARLAGQPVIAEPEPQIAENDGSSEQNAQLNASEPHEKNRPADGRQPQTVQNGGQPEAHHLPVTPPANIVLGQGDKVFFAGDSMMQGVAPFVERSLKKQYGIQSVNLSKQSTGLSYPKFFDWPNTIEQTLKQQTDIRLLVVFLGPNDPWDFPKGKKYLKFASPEWSEEYLSRVNRILAAAEQHHVQVIWMGIPYMKQAKLNKQMRYLDKLLADEISPKALWIPTDKLLSNGSDTYADSVNINGKIIRYRSKDGIHFSAEGQKLLADKIMEKIVFQTTPEMNGEERTEQLSAR
- a CDS encoding SGNH/GDSL hydrolase family protein; translation: MNIKTLSVSLTALCLSAAAPAADMLLENYGSSRPAWLSKLKKLDRSSDGKFRILQIGDSHTAGDLFTEQLRLRLQQKWGDGGIGWVYPSTVKGQRSAAVRYDGSWQTVSSRSVSDDFPLGGIIAKANGSSVTISAKDGSSGERQISVFAKPVLPEQTLSFNGREVPAGSSGWQIIRSNSHLPLTLSSSMPWDIGYINIENPGRGVTVSALGINGAQLTHWSKWRPSWQDDLAQTRADLVILAYGTNEAFARDLDITATEQSWRSYIRQIKQSLPDAGILILGAPESLKSTSGSCGTRPATLSSIQQMQQRIARDEKIMYWSWQNAMGGECSMKNWMSQGLAAKDGVHFSGKGYRQAADRLADSLIQMAD